The genomic DNA CCGAATCTTGTTTAAGACTATAGACATAGGACATGCGATACCTGAAGAACTCTTCAAGTCGATCGCGGAAATATTGGCGTATGTATACAGATTAAAGAAGAAAGTATTTAAATAACAAAGGCTTAGAAACATAAACGACATGAAAATTGGGGAAAAGAGAATGAAATCGCACGCAGGTATTTTGACGTTTTCAGGGGGTAATTATGACGCCTAAGGACGGAATGCCGGCTTTCGCCAAATATAGCGACATTGGCCTGGCCCTGACTCTGGTGACGGTAGTGACCTTAATGGTCATACCACTGCCATCGCTGATGCTCGATATTTTCCTCGCCTTCTCGATTACCCTGGCGATGATCATCCTCATGATATCGATATACATGAAATCGGCTCTTGAACTGAGAGCTTTTCCTTCGATACTCCTGATAATCACCCTTTTCCGCCTCTCCCTGAACGTTGCCTCCACGCGCCTGATCCTTACGCATGGAAACGAGGGGACTGCCGCCGCGGGAAAAGTCATCGAAAGTTTCGGAAGTTTTGTCGTGGGGGGCAACTACGTTGTCGGCGCGGTTATATTCATAATCCTCGTCCTCATCAATTTCATAGTTATCACTAAAGGCTCCGTCCGTACCTCGGAAGTTGCCGCGAGATTCACCCTCGATGCCATCCCCGGCAAACAGATGTCGATAGATGCCGATCTCAACGCCGGGCTAATCAACGAAGAGCAGGCAAGAAAAAGACGGAGAACTCTTGAAGAAGAAGCCGACTTCTACGGAAGCATGGACGGCGCGATCCGCTTCGTACGCGGAGACGCGGTTGCGGGGATAATCATCACCATAATAAACATACTCGGCGGATTCGCCATCGGCGTGTTCCAGCAGGACATGACCGTAATGGACGCTATCGGCGTATATACGATCCTGACCATCGGAGACGGCCTCGTTACCCAGATACCGGCCTTGATAGTTTCCACGTCATCCGGTCTTATCGTCACCCGTGCTACATCAGACAAGGATATGGGTTCCGATATCGCGGGGCAGTTCCTCCTTCATCCGAAAGCGTTCGCCATTGCATCCGGCGTACTTGGATGTTTCGGCGTGGTACCGGGCCTTCCGCATACAGCGTTCTTCTTCCTGGCCTTCCTCGCAGGCCTTATCGCCTACCTTACCCACCAGGCCGAGCTCGACATGATGAAGGCAAAGGAGATAGAAGAGAAAGAGAGAACCGAAGCCCCCGTTCAGGAGAAGGTGGAATCGCTCCTCCCTCTTGACGCGATGGAACTTGAGATAGGATATGAACTTATTCCGCTTGTCGACGCATCGCAGGACGGGGAACTTCTCGACAGGATAAAATCTATCCGCAGGCAGTTTGCCCTTGAGATGGGATTTGTGGTTCCGCCGCTCCATATACGCGATAACCTCCAGTTGAAACCGAATGAATACTCCATCCTGATAAAGGGTGTAGAAATAGCCAAAGGCGAGCTTTGGATGAACCACTATCTCGCAATGGATCCGGGCACCGGCGTTGAGCCTATACCGGGCACCAGGACCACCGAGCCTACATTCGGACTCCCGGCGCTTTGGATATCCGAAGGGAACAAGGAGCGGGCGAAATCGGCCGGATATACCGTTGTCGACGTTGCCACTGTGCTCACGACCCACATTAAAGAGACGATTAAGAAACATGCCTCCGAGCTTCTCGGCAGACAGGAAGTGTACAACCTCATCGAGACCTTCAAGGAACACTCACCGAAGGTCGTCGAGGATCTTGTTCCGAATGTCCTTTCACTCGGACAGGTGCAAAAGGTTCTTCAATCGCTTCTTTCTGAGGAAATTTCCGTGCGCGATCTTGGAACCATTCTGGAAACCCTTTCCGAATGGGCGCCGATAATAAAGGACAGCGACATACTCGCCGAATATGTAAGGCAGAATCTCGCAAGACCTATCACCAAACAGTTCCAGACAAGCGAAGGGAAAATACCGGTCATCGCGCTAAACAAACATATCGAAGACAACGTAGCCGATGCCGTAAAACAGACTGCTCATGGCACATATCTTGCTCTTGAACCTGACATGGCGCAAAAACTGATCGATAAAATAAAAAAGGAGATGGAGAAATTCTCACTCCTCAACTACCAGCCGATACTCCTTACCTCCCCCGGCATAAGACTGCATCTGAAACGTCTTACCGAGAGGTTCATCCCGAATCTGGTAGTGCTCTCTCATAACGAAATACTCCCCTCAGCCGAGGTTGAGACCTTATCGGTGGTGAGCGGATGAACATAAGAAAATACCGCGCCGTAGACATGAAATCGGCCATCGCCAGGATAAAGGCGGACATGGGCCCGGACGCAGTGATACTCAGCACCAAACAGGTGACCAATACCAACGGGGCGTTCGGCATTTTTGCCAGACCGCTCATCGAGATCACCGCCGCGCTCGACCCCGAAGGGAAAACCAAAAAGAGAGAAGAAAAGAATTACGGAGACGACACCTATAACGGAGAGAGCCTTAGAGAAAGCTCCCCCAGAAGGAACTCGTCATACAGAAGAAAAAGCGAGCCAGCCAGAGAAGAGAGCAAGAACGATATCGAATCGATGCTAAGCGTTCTGGAGCCGATATTCACGGAGATCACCGAGCTGAAAAGCATGGTCTCCTCCACCTCGCAGGCGGAGGCTATCGGGCGAACCGACCTGAAGAAAGCCGCAAGACTTTCTGATGAGCTTCAGGAAATGAAATCGATGTTCGGGATCATGCTGGAAGATTCGGCGTTTGTAAAAGGGCTGAACCTCGATACGAACTACCTCCTCTGCTACCGGAAAATGCTTGAGCTCGGCATTGAGCCTCAATACGCTCTCCGCCTCGTTCAAAAGGTGCGGGATAACGTTCCCGGCGGGAGGGAGATAGATATCAAAAGCATCTATTCCGAGGTGAAGAAAAACCTGGCCGAATCTCTCCTGATTGGCGAACCTATCAAACCGTATGTTGGCGGGCCAAGAGTCGTCTCCCTTATCGGACCGACAGGCGTGGGGAAAACGACCACCGTTGCAAAAATAGCCGCAGACCTCACTCTCGAAGGGAAGAAGGTCGGCCTTATCACGATAGACACTTACAGGATCGCGGCGGTTGAACAGCTTAAAATTTACGCGGGGATACTGAACATACCTCTAGAAGTGGTTCTGACGCCGGATGAACTCGCTACCGCCATTTCGGACTTCTCGTCAAAGGATGTCATCATTATCGATACAGCGGGGCGGAGCCAGCGCGACAGCGAAAAGCTCGACGAACTCTCTTCGTTCCTCTCAGTAAGCGACCTCATCGAAAACTACCTGGTGCTGAGCGCGTCGTCCGACAGCGCGGTGCTCGACCAGTCGATAAACAATTTCGGCACTATCCCCATCACTGGGCTGATCTTCACGAAAATGGACGAGACCCTCAAGCCGGGGGTGGTAATTTCGCAGAACTTCAAAACAGGGTTGCCGATAACCTATTTAACGAATGGACAAAAAGTTCCGGAAGACATTGAAAAAGCTACTGCCGGAAGCATTGCCGACTCAATTTTTTCTAAAGATTGATTTACATTAACATGATAATTTTGGGAGAATAACAGTATGGATCAGGCGGGAACGTTAAGAAAAATGGCAACCAGCGCCGAAGAAGCCGGAACTGAAAAACAGCATATCAAAGGGATTGCTGTTGCCAGCGGTAAAGGTGGCGTGGGGAAAACCAACATAGTGGCAAACACCGCCTTCGAACTTTGCCGCAAGGGGAAAAAGGTGCTCGTGTTCGACGCCGATATGGGACTCGGCAATATCCATATCCTCCTCGGCCTCGCGCCCAAATATAACATCGGCCACGTCCTTACAGGCTCGAAAAAACTGCGCGACATCCTCGTTGAGGGGCCGGGCGGGATCGCTATCCTTCCCGCATCCACGGGAAATAAGAAATACAGCGAAATAACAACTGAAGAAAAACTCGTACTTAAAACAGAGCTCGAGATCCTGCAGAAGGAGTTTGACTACATAATCTTCGACATCGGCGCGGGGATATCGGCAAACGTCATGTTCTTCTGCTCTGCCGTTGAAGATGTCGTGGTTATCGCCACTCCGGAGCCGACATCATTCTCCGATGCGTACGCAATCATGAAGGTTCTTTCGCGGGACTACCTCGTAAAGAAATTCAAGCTCCTCGTGAACATGTGCTACTCGCGAAAAGAGGCTATAAGCATCTTCCAGAGGCTCGTTATGGTCGCCGACAAATTCGGACTCGGCATCAAGATCGATTTTCTCGGCCATATCATAGACGATGATTCAGTCAGCAAGGCCGTAAGGAAACAGCAGCTGGTCTGCAACACCTTCCCGAACTCGGAATCTAGCAAATGCATCATAAACATCGCCGATACGCTTGAGAAGACCTTGACCGGCGGCGAAATAAGCTGGGCAAACGTTTTTAACGGTAGTGAATAATGACCGGATATATCAAAAAAATCCCTGTCGCGGTATCGATGATATTCTTCTCGGTTGCCGCGTTCACCGCGCTCCTGTTCGGTTCCGATATCGGAGCTGCGCTCTACAAGGGGTTCATAGCGTCTGTGATCTCATTTATATTCGCAGTACCGCTCGCATACGTCCTTTTTGAAGAGAAAATACCTGAACCGACACCCCCGGAAGGACTTGAAAAGCTCGCCGAAAAATTCAAAAGGAAAGAATATCCCGAATAGCGTTCCAGAATCCCAGTCTCACCTCCCCATTCCCCCGCACCGATAATCGTTTTAATTGCCTGAAAAATTTGGTATAAAAGTTATGGGGAAACAGAGGTCTAACTATATGAAAATCGAAGAGAAACTAACTGCGTTCAGTTTGCCGGACGTAAGCGGCGAAACTGTATCGACAGACGACCTGGCTGGCAGGGAACTGCTTGCCGTCATATTCGGCTGTAATCACTGCCCTTACGTCAAGGCATACCTCGACCGTATCATACAGATCGAACAGAACTACCGCGACAATGGCCTTGAAATACTGATGATAAATCCGAATAATGAAGAGACTTATCCCGCAGACTCCTTTGAAAACATGAAGGCCCTTGCGAAGGAAAAAGATTTCAAATTCCGGTATCTCCGCGACGAAACCGCCGGCGTCGCCCGGCAGTTCGAGGCAAAAGTAACGCCTGAAGTATACCTCTTCGATAAGAGCCGGGTACTGCGCTACAAGGGGAGGATCGACGACTGCTGGCACAGCCAGAAAGGTGTTCGGAAGCACGACCTGATCCACGCGCTCGACGATCTCATCGCGAACCGCGAGGTTGGGGTAAAATCCACCACCCCCAT from Nitrospinota bacterium includes the following:
- a CDS encoding thioredoxin family protein encodes the protein MKIEEKLTAFSLPDVSGETVSTDDLAGRELLAVIFGCNHCPYVKAYLDRIIQIEQNYRDNGLEILMINPNNEETYPADSFENMKALAKEKDFKFRYLRDETAGVARQFEAKVTPEVYLFDKSRVLRYKGRIDDCWHSQKGVRKHDLIHALDDLIANREVGVKSTTPIGCTIKWP
- the flhF gene encoding flagellar biosynthesis protein FlhF, translated to MNIRKYRAVDMKSAIARIKADMGPDAVILSTKQVTNTNGAFGIFARPLIEITAALDPEGKTKKREEKNYGDDTYNGESLRESSPRRNSSYRRKSEPAREESKNDIESMLSVLEPIFTEITELKSMVSSTSQAEAIGRTDLKKAARLSDELQEMKSMFGIMLEDSAFVKGLNLDTNYLLCYRKMLELGIEPQYALRLVQKVRDNVPGGREIDIKSIYSEVKKNLAESLLIGEPIKPYVGGPRVVSLIGPTGVGKTTTVAKIAADLTLEGKKVGLITIDTYRIAAVEQLKIYAGILNIPLEVVLTPDELATAISDFSSKDVIIIDTAGRSQRDSEKLDELSSFLSVSDLIENYLVLSASSDSAVLDQSINNFGTIPITGLIFTKMDETLKPGVVISQNFKTGLPITYLTNGQKVPEDIEKATAGSIADSIFSKD
- a CDS encoding MinD/ParA family protein, producing MDQAGTLRKMATSAEEAGTEKQHIKGIAVASGKGGVGKTNIVANTAFELCRKGKKVLVFDADMGLGNIHILLGLAPKYNIGHVLTGSKKLRDILVEGPGGIAILPASTGNKKYSEITTEEKLVLKTELEILQKEFDYIIFDIGAGISANVMFFCSAVEDVVVIATPEPTSFSDAYAIMKVLSRDYLVKKFKLLVNMCYSRKEAISIFQRLVMVADKFGLGIKIDFLGHIIDDDSVSKAVRKQQLVCNTFPNSESSKCIINIADTLEKTLTGGEISWANVFNGSE
- the flhA gene encoding flagellar biosynthesis protein FlhA — encoded protein: MTPKDGMPAFAKYSDIGLALTLVTVVTLMVIPLPSLMLDIFLAFSITLAMIILMISIYMKSALELRAFPSILLIITLFRLSLNVASTRLILTHGNEGTAAAGKVIESFGSFVVGGNYVVGAVIFIILVLINFIVITKGSVRTSEVAARFTLDAIPGKQMSIDADLNAGLINEEQARKRRRTLEEEADFYGSMDGAIRFVRGDAVAGIIITIINILGGFAIGVFQQDMTVMDAIGVYTILTIGDGLVTQIPALIVSTSSGLIVTRATSDKDMGSDIAGQFLLHPKAFAIASGVLGCFGVVPGLPHTAFFFLAFLAGLIAYLTHQAELDMMKAKEIEEKERTEAPVQEKVESLLPLDAMELEIGYELIPLVDASQDGELLDRIKSIRRQFALEMGFVVPPLHIRDNLQLKPNEYSILIKGVEIAKGELWMNHYLAMDPGTGVEPIPGTRTTEPTFGLPALWISEGNKERAKSAGYTVVDVATVLTTHIKETIKKHASELLGRQEVYNLIETFKEHSPKVVEDLVPNVLSLGQVQKVLQSLLSEEISVRDLGTILETLSEWAPIIKDSDILAEYVRQNLARPITKQFQTSEGKIPVIALNKHIEDNVADAVKQTAHGTYLALEPDMAQKLIDKIKKEMEKFSLLNYQPILLTSPGIRLHLKRLTERFIPNLVVLSHNEILPSAEVETLSVVSG